Proteins encoded within one genomic window of Microbacterium sp. LKL04:
- a CDS encoding ABC transporter permease — protein MSGSGSARRRYVHSLWLLSARDLRVRYATSWLGYLWSILDPLVMSLIYWFVFTQVFDRTVGATPYIVFLLSALLPWVWFNSTVTDFTRAFTKDARLVRSTSIPRSIWVNRIVLSKGIEFLLATPVLAAFAVFSGATVGWGILLFPVGILLQTALLVGIGLLIAPLCVLFTDLERTTRLILRALFYASPIIYALDDLPGAFATVGAFNPLAGVFVLYRTGFFPDQWDPYAVLISVLITVALLVVGAFSFRRLERPLLKEL, from the coding sequence ATGAGCGGCTCGGGATCAGCGCGTCGACGGTACGTCCACTCGCTGTGGTTGCTGTCGGCGCGCGACCTCCGAGTCCGTTACGCGACGAGCTGGCTCGGTTACCTGTGGTCGATCCTCGACCCGTTGGTGATGAGCCTGATCTACTGGTTCGTCTTCACCCAGGTGTTCGACCGGACCGTCGGCGCGACGCCGTACATCGTCTTCCTCCTGTCGGCCCTCCTGCCGTGGGTGTGGTTCAACTCGACCGTCACCGATTTCACCCGCGCGTTCACGAAGGATGCGCGGCTCGTCAGGTCGACGTCCATCCCGCGGTCGATCTGGGTGAACCGGATCGTCCTGAGCAAGGGCATCGAGTTCCTCCTCGCTACGCCGGTGCTCGCCGCGTTCGCCGTGTTCTCCGGCGCCACGGTGGGATGGGGCATCCTTCTCTTTCCCGTCGGCATACTCCTGCAGACGGCGCTCCTGGTCGGTATCGGCCTCCTCATCGCGCCGCTGTGCGTCCTCTTCACGGATCTCGAGAGGACCACGCGCCTGATCCTGCGCGCGCTGTTCTACGCGTCTCCGATCATCTACGCCCTGGACGACCTACCGGGCGCCTTCGCCACGGTCGGCGCGTTCAACCCGCTCGCGGGCGTGTTCGTGCTGTACCGGACCGGGTTCTTCCCCGACCAGTGGGACCCGTACGCGGTGCTCATCTCGGTCCTCATCACTGTCGCTCTCCTCGTCGTCGGCGCATTCTCGTTCCGCCGACTGGAACGCCCTCTCCTGAAGGAACTCTGA
- the glf gene encoding UDP-galactopyranose mutase produces MDLLVVGSGLFGLTIAERAAEAGRKVTIIDRRSHIGGNAYSENEKTTGIEVHRYGAHLFHTSNAQVWEYVNRFTSFTNYVHRVYSTHAGQVYALPVNLHTINQFFAASYTPDEARELIREQAGEFDVKSARNFEEKGIALVGRPLFEAFFRDYTAKQWQTSASKLSGDIVSRLPVRYNYDNRYFNDTWEGLPTDGYTAWLERMADHRNIEVLLETDFFDASQPFNKAATVGQLPIVYTGPVDRYFDFTEGELAWRTLDFEEEVLEVGDFQGTPVMNYPDADVPYTRIHEFKHFHPERSDVYPTDRTVIMREYSRFATRADEPYYPVNTQDDRAGLLAYRELAKGEKDVHFGGRLGTYQYLDMHMAIGSALSMWRNDFNGTD; encoded by the coding sequence ATGGATCTGCTCGTCGTCGGCTCAGGGTTGTTCGGTCTCACGATTGCCGAGCGTGCAGCGGAGGCAGGACGCAAGGTCACCATCATCGACCGTCGCTCCCACATCGGCGGTAACGCGTACAGCGAGAATGAGAAGACGACGGGGATCGAGGTGCACCGTTACGGTGCGCACCTCTTCCACACGTCGAACGCCCAGGTATGGGAGTACGTCAACCGATTCACGAGCTTCACCAACTACGTGCACCGCGTCTACTCGACCCACGCCGGTCAGGTGTACGCGCTTCCGGTCAACCTCCACACGATCAATCAGTTCTTCGCCGCGTCCTACACGCCCGACGAGGCACGCGAGCTGATCCGCGAGCAGGCGGGCGAGTTCGACGTGAAATCGGCGCGAAACTTCGAGGAGAAGGGCATCGCGCTGGTCGGACGTCCGCTGTTCGAGGCGTTCTTCCGCGACTACACCGCGAAGCAGTGGCAGACCTCGGCGAGCAAGCTCTCGGGCGACATCGTCAGCCGCCTCCCCGTGCGTTACAACTACGACAACCGCTACTTCAACGACACGTGGGAGGGCCTTCCGACCGACGGCTACACCGCGTGGCTCGAGCGGATGGCCGACCACCGCAACATCGAGGTTCTCCTCGAGACGGACTTCTTCGACGCGTCGCAGCCCTTCAACAAGGCGGCGACCGTCGGCCAGCTTCCGATCGTCTACACCGGCCCGGTGGACCGCTACTTCGACTTCACGGAAGGCGAGCTCGCGTGGCGAACGCTCGACTTCGAAGAGGAAGTCCTCGAGGTCGGCGACTTCCAGGGCACACCGGTCATGAACTACCCGGACGCTGACGTCCCGTACACCCGCATCCACGAGTTCAAGCACTTCCACCCGGAGCGCAGCGACGTCTACCCGACCGACCGCACGGTGATCATGCGCGAGTACTCGCGCTTCGCGACGCGGGCGGACGAGCCGTACTACCCCGTCAACACGCAGGATGACCGTGCCGGCCTTCTGGCGTACCGGGAGCTCGCGAAGGGTGAGAAGGACGTCCACTTCGGCGGCCGACTGGGCACGTACCAGTACCTCGACATGCACATGGCCATCGGATCCGCGCTCTCGATGTGGCGGAACGATTTCAACGGCACGGACTGA
- a CDS encoding glycosyltransferase family 2 protein, whose translation MRLFVQIPCLNEEQTLPLVLAGIPKEIPGIDEIHILVVDDGSSDRTVEVARSLGVEHFVFHTRNMGLARSFRDGVDYALQHGADIVVNTDGDNQYPQERIADLVQPLLRGEADIAIGDRQTKTIEHFSGFKKVMQGVGSSVVNFAAETDLPDAASGFRAYSRESLIRLNVVTQFSYCMETIIQAGNKRLRIASVPIKTNPKTRESRLFKNIFQHMARSGQAIMRSYIMFKPHAVFLTLAVVFAIGALVPFGRFLILTWLGLAGEHIQSLIFGSAMLVGALLSVALLVISDMLRTNRTLMEDALERIKLVQYSPERLLDPNDVSDADISRHPSVPLAPHAAGVAPVTGGVPIAGARIAHEESVGVVDDDPAEATRVR comes from the coding sequence ATGCGCCTGTTCGTGCAGATCCCCTGCCTCAATGAGGAGCAGACTCTCCCTCTCGTCCTCGCCGGCATCCCCAAGGAGATCCCCGGAATCGACGAGATCCACATCCTCGTCGTCGACGACGGGTCGAGTGACCGCACGGTGGAGGTCGCCCGTTCGCTCGGGGTCGAGCACTTCGTGTTCCACACGCGCAATATGGGCCTTGCCCGGTCGTTCCGAGACGGCGTCGACTACGCCCTCCAGCACGGCGCCGACATCGTCGTCAACACGGACGGCGACAATCAGTACCCCCAGGAGCGCATCGCAGATCTGGTTCAGCCGCTTCTGCGCGGCGAGGCCGACATCGCGATCGGCGACCGCCAGACCAAGACGATCGAGCACTTCTCCGGTTTCAAGAAGGTGATGCAGGGCGTCGGCAGCTCCGTCGTCAACTTCGCGGCCGAGACGGACCTGCCGGATGCCGCGAGCGGCTTCCGTGCGTACTCGCGCGAATCGCTCATCCGACTGAACGTCGTGACGCAGTTCAGTTACTGCATGGAGACGATCATCCAGGCGGGCAACAAGCGACTTCGCATCGCGAGCGTGCCGATCAAGACCAACCCCAAGACGCGGGAATCGCGTCTGTTCAAGAACATTTTCCAGCACATGGCCCGCTCCGGTCAGGCGATCATGCGCAGCTACATCATGTTCAAGCCGCACGCGGTGTTCCTGACCCTCGCCGTGGTCTTCGCCATCGGGGCGCTGGTGCCGTTCGGTCGGTTCCTGATCCTCACCTGGTTGGGGCTCGCCGGTGAGCACATCCAGTCGCTCATCTTCGGTTCCGCGATGCTCGTGGGTGCGCTGCTGAGCGTCGCGCTGCTGGTCATCTCCGACATGCTCCGGACGAACCGGACCCTGATGGAGGATGCCCTCGAGCGCATCAAACTCGTCCAGTACTCGCCGGAGCGTCTGCTCGATCCGAACGACGTCAGCGATGCGGACATCTCCCGCCACCCGTCCGTCCCGCTCGCCCCGCACGCGGCGGGCGTCGCACCCGTCACGGGCGGTGTACCGATCGCGGGGGCGCGGATCGCGCATGAGGAGTCGGTCGGCGTCGTCGACGACGACCCTGCCGAGGCCACGCGCGTCCGGTGA
- a CDS encoding glycosyltransferase family 2 protein: MTDARVDDPDVSIIVRTKDRPDYLRRALADIAAQTLASWECIIVNDGGDPETVAGLVAARDDAFRARTTVIDSPEPRGRWRSANAGVLAARAALLVLHDDDDTWDADFLQRATDYLDAHPTRAGVVSRIEIVWETRDGDRFSEERREVFQEHLTAPSLSDTLLFNRFVPIGFVYRRRLHEEHGLYDDSLPVVGDWAFNLKVLTHEELEYLPGAPAVQWRQRTGSSGADGNSVIDSGDLHRAVDARIRDAALREYVQANGTGLVLYLTKFIDQRFVDVENGVRGHLAEVETRLRDDLGPRGLLRAVKRRIRRR, encoded by the coding sequence ATGACCGACGCCCGAGTCGACGACCCCGATGTGTCGATCATCGTCCGCACGAAAGACCGCCCGGATTACTTGCGGCGCGCTCTGGCGGACATCGCGGCCCAGACTTTGGCCTCGTGGGAGTGCATCATCGTCAACGACGGCGGTGACCCCGAAACTGTTGCGGGCCTGGTCGCAGCGCGAGACGATGCCTTCCGCGCCCGGACGACGGTGATCGACTCGCCCGAACCCCGCGGCCGCTGGCGCAGCGCCAACGCCGGTGTGCTCGCCGCGCGCGCCGCACTCCTCGTCCTCCACGACGACGACGACACGTGGGACGCCGACTTCCTCCAGCGGGCGACCGACTACCTGGACGCTCATCCCACTCGCGCAGGAGTCGTCTCCCGGATCGAGATCGTGTGGGAGACCAGGGACGGCGATCGGTTCTCGGAAGAACGCCGAGAGGTGTTCCAGGAGCATCTGACGGCGCCGTCGCTCTCCGACACACTCCTGTTCAACCGCTTCGTGCCGATCGGGTTCGTCTACCGCCGGAGGCTGCACGAGGAGCACGGGCTCTACGACGACTCGCTCCCCGTCGTCGGCGACTGGGCCTTCAACCTCAAGGTGCTCACGCACGAGGAGCTGGAGTACCTTCCGGGCGCACCTGCCGTGCAGTGGCGTCAGCGAACGGGAAGCTCGGGCGCCGACGGCAACAGCGTGATCGACTCAGGCGACCTGCACCGCGCTGTGGACGCACGTATTCGCGACGCCGCGCTCCGCGAGTACGTCCAGGCGAACGGGACCGGACTGGTGCTCTACCTGACAAAGTTCATCGACCAGCGTTTCGTCGACGTGGAGAACGGCGTCCGCGGCCATCTTGCAGAGGTCGAGACCCGCCTGCGTGACGACCTCGGCCCCCGCGGGCTCCTCCGGGCAGTAAAGCGTCGGATCCGGCGGCGCTGA
- a CDS encoding ABC transporter ATP-binding protein: MTAPIAQETAQRPSIIVDHVSKRFLRRNSHSFKEAFVGWVKGKKVRADTFTALDDISMQVGEGESVAVLGLNGSGKSTTLKLVSGVLEPDVGRVFTRGRVAGLIEVGAGFHPDLTGRENVYLNAAILGMSRTEIDARFDDIVAFSEIGEFIDQEVKHYSSGMFMRLAFSVAIHVDVDILLVDEVLSVGDAPFRAKCAEKIKELTARGITMLVVSHDQNMVQQLCERGIVIAKGKKVFDGPIAEAVAILRG, from the coding sequence ATGACCGCACCTATTGCCCAAGAGACGGCTCAGCGGCCGTCCATCATCGTCGACCACGTCTCCAAACGGTTCCTCCGCCGCAATTCACATTCGTTCAAGGAAGCTTTCGTCGGCTGGGTCAAGGGCAAGAAGGTGCGCGCGGACACGTTCACGGCCCTCGACGACATCAGCATGCAGGTCGGCGAGGGTGAGTCGGTAGCCGTCCTCGGGCTCAACGGATCGGGCAAGTCGACAACCCTCAAACTCGTGTCAGGCGTTCTGGAACCTGACGTAGGAAGGGTGTTCACCCGGGGCCGCGTCGCAGGATTGATCGAAGTCGGGGCTGGTTTCCACCCCGACCTCACTGGCCGGGAAAACGTCTATCTGAATGCTGCAATCCTCGGGATGTCCCGCACGGAGATCGATGCACGCTTCGACGACATCGTTGCATTCTCCGAGATCGGTGAGTTCATCGATCAAGAGGTGAAGCATTATTCGTCCGGTATGTTCATGCGCCTCGCCTTCTCTGTCGCCATCCACGTCGACGTCGACATCCTGCTCGTTGACGAGGTGTTGTCTGTCGGGGATGCTCCGTTCCGCGCGAAGTGCGCAGAGAAGATCAAGGAGCTCACTGCGCGCGGGATCACCATGCTCGTCGTCAGCCACGATCAGAACATGGTGCAGCAGCTCTGCGAGCGAGGCATCGTCATCGCCAAAGGCAAGAAGGTGTTCGACGGTCCGATCGCTGAGGCGGTGGCCATCCTTCGAGGTTGA
- a CDS encoding ABC transporter permease, with amino-acid sequence MSNAIDLSDYDVPGRGRGILDVIRWRYLLSLLIQKGTATRYRNSVLGWTWSYVKPAAQFAVYYFVMGIILGLHQNVPNFAIYLFSGVVMVNLFNEAFTNATDSIVANGSLVRKIYLPRELFPLAATIGAMIHFLPQAAVLVLICLIVGWTPSLLAIGAGLLGILLVVVWSFGLGLLFAGVNVRFRDAHNFVEIIRTFSTWTSPVLYTWVYVQTAMPSSLFHIFMSNPLTVAVELFHVGFWDATVDNGHGLPPHFPVYVLASLIASLVVLIAGQLTFRRFERSFAQDL; translated from the coding sequence GTGAGCAACGCAATAGATCTCAGCGATTACGACGTGCCCGGGCGGGGTCGTGGCATCCTCGACGTCATCCGATGGCGCTATCTCCTTTCCCTCCTGATTCAGAAGGGGACGGCGACGCGGTACCGGAATTCCGTCCTCGGCTGGACATGGTCTTATGTCAAGCCGGCGGCGCAGTTCGCTGTCTACTACTTCGTGATGGGCATCATCCTGGGGCTCCACCAGAACGTGCCCAACTTCGCGATCTACCTCTTCTCCGGTGTCGTGATGGTGAACCTTTTCAACGAGGCCTTCACCAACGCCACTGACTCCATCGTCGCCAACGGATCGCTGGTGCGGAAGATCTATTTGCCGCGCGAACTCTTCCCGCTTGCGGCGACGATCGGCGCGATGATCCACTTCTTGCCGCAGGCTGCCGTCCTCGTGCTGATCTGTCTCATCGTCGGCTGGACACCGAGCCTGCTCGCGATCGGCGCCGGGCTCCTCGGCATCCTCTTGGTTGTGGTGTGGTCGTTCGGCCTGGGGCTCTTGTTCGCCGGCGTGAATGTGCGTTTCCGTGACGCCCACAACTTCGTGGAGATCATCCGCACGTTCTCGACGTGGACGTCGCCGGTGCTCTACACCTGGGTCTACGTTCAGACGGCTATGCCGTCGTCGCTCTTCCACATCTTCATGTCGAACCCGCTCACCGTCGCCGTCGAGCTCTTCCACGTCGGATTCTGGGACGCCACGGTCGACAACGGGCACGGTCTGCCCCCCCACTTTCCCGTGTACGTTCTCGCCTCGCTCATCGCCTCGCTCGTCGTGCTGATCGCGGGTCAACTCACCTTCCGTCGCTTCGAGCGCTCGTTCGCCCAGGATCTCTGA
- a CDS encoding SH3 domain-containing protein produces the protein MSLTSAVPERSLRRMAMLLVAVLSLGVLMAVAPTSDARAAELPSSITDGGYIISDREFFNGGAMTAAQAQSFLEARVPSCKATTGPNCLRGFKADLPAKAKDAYCDAIAAKKGARASEIIVAVGKACGISPKVILVMLQKEQGLVTSTKPTDWSYRASMGMNCPDTAPCSAASAGFINQVYLGARQQQVYAKNPTRYGYRAGQVNTVKWHPDSACGTSKVFIKNQATANLYIYTPYRPNIAALAAGYAQGDGCSSYGNRNFYNYYVQWFAPEVSPHDSGAAARVDACTVPVDADIAAGSGTATLTVASTARRAPVATCATGAQNVAKGATFTVTGTYGSWVRVVSGSNRLWLPKTSVKVTSGTPAAGACAVPAESSVEKATGTVVVTADSLNARKAPSTSCETDRRSLTKGQMFERTAIYGVWWRLRVGGADYWAHSDYLNVQSVAVKAFSRGPLHVRSSAGGSGLVRTLATGDEVTVLQVEGSWSQVQAGSSSGWVESRMLASSKPSLPVTSVMQTSGSVVLRSVMADGGAAVRTLASGTKVTVVDSSGSWRAVTEGSSAGWVPASSLVKPAVVTTKTTTAALNLRAEPSTSGRLITTLPKDTRVSVLEVQGTWSQVTAGSSIGWVSGEYLR, from the coding sequence ATGAGTCTCACATCTGCCGTGCCCGAACGCTCGCTTCGGCGCATGGCGATGCTGCTCGTGGCGGTGCTCTCGCTGGGTGTTCTGATGGCCGTCGCGCCCACGTCCGACGCGCGTGCGGCCGAGCTCCCGTCCTCCATCACCGACGGCGGATACATCATCAGCGACCGCGAGTTCTTCAACGGAGGAGCGATGACGGCTGCGCAGGCGCAGTCGTTCCTCGAGGCGAGGGTCCCCTCCTGCAAAGCCACCACGGGGCCGAACTGCCTGCGTGGATTCAAAGCCGACCTCCCCGCCAAGGCGAAGGACGCGTACTGCGACGCGATCGCGGCCAAGAAGGGTGCACGCGCGTCCGAGATCATCGTCGCCGTCGGCAAGGCCTGCGGGATCAGCCCGAAGGTCATCCTGGTCATGCTCCAGAAGGAGCAGGGCCTCGTCACGTCGACCAAGCCGACCGACTGGAGCTACCGCGCCTCGATGGGCATGAACTGCCCCGACACCGCGCCGTGCAGCGCGGCATCCGCCGGCTTCATCAACCAGGTCTACCTCGGGGCGCGCCAGCAGCAGGTCTACGCGAAGAACCCCACGCGGTACGGCTACCGAGCCGGGCAGGTCAACACCGTCAAGTGGCACCCCGACAGCGCGTGCGGGACGTCGAAGGTCTTCATCAAGAACCAGGCGACCGCGAACCTCTACATCTACACGCCGTACCGTCCCAACATCGCGGCCCTGGCGGCCGGGTACGCGCAGGGAGACGGCTGCTCGAGCTACGGCAACCGAAACTTCTACAACTACTACGTGCAATGGTTCGCGCCCGAGGTCTCGCCGCATGACTCCGGTGCCGCCGCCCGGGTCGACGCCTGCACGGTCCCGGTCGACGCCGACATCGCCGCCGGTTCGGGGACCGCGACCCTCACCGTGGCCTCGACCGCCCGGCGCGCGCCGGTCGCGACCTGCGCGACGGGTGCTCAGAACGTCGCCAAGGGCGCCACGTTCACGGTTACCGGCACCTACGGATCCTGGGTCCGCGTGGTCAGCGGATCGAACCGTCTCTGGCTGCCGAAGACGTCAGTCAAGGTGACGTCCGGAACGCCCGCGGCCGGTGCGTGCGCCGTTCCCGCGGAATCGAGTGTCGAGAAGGCGACGGGCACCGTGGTCGTGACGGCCGACTCGCTCAACGCTCGTAAGGCACCGTCCACGAGTTGCGAGACGGATCGTCGTTCCCTCACCAAGGGGCAGATGTTCGAGCGCACCGCGATCTACGGGGTCTGGTGGCGCCTGCGGGTCGGAGGCGCCGACTACTGGGCGCACAGCGACTACCTGAACGTCCAGTCCGTGGCAGTGAAGGCGTTCTCGCGGGGTCCGTTGCATGTGCGGTCGTCGGCGGGTGGGAGTGGTTTGGTTCGCACTTTGGCGACGGGTGATGAGGTGACGGTCCTTCAGGTGGAGGGTTCGTGGTCTCAGGTGCAGGCGGGGTCGTCGTCGGGGTGGGTTGAGTCGCGGATGTTGGCGTCGTCGAAGCCGTCGCTTCCGGTGACGAGTGTGATGCAGACGTCGGGTTCTGTGGTGTTGCGTTCGGTGATGGCTGATGGTGGGGCGGCTGTGCGGACGTTGGCGTCGGGGACGAAGGTCACGGTGGTGGATTCGTCGGGGTCGTGGCGTGCGGTGACGGAGGGGTCTTCTGCGGGGTGGGTTCCGGCGTCGTCGCTGGTGAAGCCTGCTGTGGTGACGACGAAAACGACCACGGCGGCTCTCAATCTGCGCGCGGAGCCATCAACGTCCGGTCGCTTGATCACAACCCTCCCGAAGGACACTCGGGTCAGCGTGCTCGAGGTGCAGGGTACGTGGAGCCAAGTGACTGCCGGTAGCTCGATCGGGTGGGTCAGCGGCGAGTACCTGCGTTGA
- a CDS encoding glycosyltransferase, translating to MTTTLRVVFDPSAPGIGPDLAVAARELAAGLVATAPSGCEVRAIVPSDGGDVPQVSQAVAGVDRLPVGSAAASALWRRGLRAGAGDGLIHSPTLAAPLVRHDRVHDHDQTVVTLWDLKPWESPDELSRTDAAWSRAMLRRAVRHADAVVVPTHELARRVAELAPLGDRLRVISGAPSADLRVPSDEVGRRRDLTLPDGYVLLSGSTAPSDRLRTGFEAIVRSGRDTAVVVIDAPEGQEPEVAELAAAAGLPERRLHVRGSLDAPDRAAVMAGAVAFLAAADSSAFPWRTLDALRLGVPIVAADSATHRELLLDGATFAAGDPGSLGDELAGALSSTSTVERLAVLAADRGRAFSWLGAAERVWQLHAEL from the coding sequence ATGACGACGACGCTCCGTGTCGTGTTCGATCCGTCCGCCCCCGGCATCGGCCCCGACCTCGCTGTCGCGGCGCGCGAACTCGCCGCCGGTCTGGTGGCGACAGCTCCGAGCGGGTGCGAGGTGCGGGCCATCGTGCCGAGCGACGGCGGGGACGTTCCGCAGGTGTCGCAGGCCGTGGCCGGTGTCGACCGCCTGCCCGTCGGGTCGGCGGCGGCATCCGCCCTGTGGCGTCGAGGCCTCCGCGCGGGTGCGGGTGACGGTCTCATCCACTCTCCGACGCTCGCGGCACCCCTGGTGCGCCACGACCGCGTCCACGATCACGACCAGACCGTCGTCACCCTGTGGGATCTGAAGCCGTGGGAGAGTCCCGACGAGTTGTCCCGAACGGATGCAGCCTGGTCCCGCGCGATGCTCCGCCGAGCTGTCCGCCACGCCGACGCCGTCGTCGTGCCTACGCACGAGCTCGCGCGTCGAGTTGCGGAGCTCGCGCCGCTGGGGGATCGTCTGCGGGTCATCTCCGGCGCCCCGTCTGCGGACCTGAGGGTGCCGAGCGACGAGGTCGGTCGGCGTCGCGATCTCACGCTCCCCGATGGGTACGTCCTCCTCTCCGGATCGACCGCGCCATCGGACCGTCTCCGCACCGGATTCGAAGCCATCGTCCGGTCGGGGCGCGACACGGCCGTCGTCGTGATCGACGCACCGGAGGGGCAGGAGCCGGAGGTGGCGGAACTGGCCGCGGCAGCGGGCCTTCCCGAGCGGCGTCTGCACGTCCGTGGCTCGCTGGATGCGCCCGACCGTGCCGCGGTCATGGCTGGCGCCGTCGCGTTCCTGGCGGCGGCTGACTCGAGCGCGTTCCCGTGGCGGACGTTGGACGCGCTGCGCCTCGGCGTGCCGATCGTCGCCGCCGACAGCGCGACGCACCGCGAGTTGCTCCTCGACGGCGCCACCTTCGCGGCGGGGGATCCTGGCTCGCTCGGGGACGAGCTCGCCGGCGCGCTGTCGTCGACCTCGACCGTCGAACGCCTGGCCGTCCTCGCCGCCGATCGGGGCCGTGCGTTCAGCTGGCTCGGCGCCGCGGAACGGGTCTGGCAGCTTCACGCCGAGTTGTGA
- a CDS encoding LCP family protein, with product MSVLSPSRVPTSAPRGRALVEEQPLRHPDVTSTRVMSRRAWWLVASNFLLPGSAQTLAGNRRLGRVGLIATIAMWIVLAAAVLLGLMWRSMLTSIIASDWTLTAAQVLLWAYALLWVVLTIDTLRLVRLRRVPGRTRAGVVVVALVLALVPASASVYTAQSVIAPLQSGLGIFADGPSVPPSDGYYNFLLLGADSGEGRDSMRFDSISVVSVNADSGAVTIFGIPRDLRHVPFSEGPMRDLYPEGFEGQNSPTCGWTSGINQLTNAVEACRTDKGDSLYPDARKQNSTPAVEATRDAAEGILGIDIPYHVFIDMHGFADLVDALGGVTITVRERLPEGGGPSYHNQPAEDWATGWIEKGTQHMDGDTAQWYARSRYTTSDWDRMRRQRELQTAILDQATPSTVLSRFSGIVAAGKNLVQTDIPDSLLPYLVDLAADAKGQEIQDLELTPKGVNIDPENPTSADWERIRGMVHDLLHPPTPTPSTAP from the coding sequence ATGAGCGTCCTCAGCCCGTCGCGCGTCCCGACGTCCGCGCCCCGGGGTCGCGCCCTCGTCGAAGAGCAACCGCTTCGCCACCCCGACGTCACCTCGACGCGTGTCATGTCGCGGCGCGCGTGGTGGCTCGTGGCATCCAACTTCCTCCTCCCTGGCTCCGCGCAGACCCTGGCCGGCAATCGCAGACTCGGTCGCGTCGGGCTCATCGCGACGATCGCCATGTGGATCGTGCTCGCGGCTGCTGTCCTCCTCGGGCTCATGTGGCGCTCGATGCTGACGTCGATCATCGCGTCGGACTGGACGCTCACCGCCGCGCAGGTGCTGCTCTGGGCGTACGCGCTCCTGTGGGTCGTCCTGACGATCGACACGCTTCGACTCGTGCGCCTCCGTCGCGTGCCCGGTCGCACGCGCGCGGGAGTGGTCGTCGTCGCCCTCGTGCTGGCCCTCGTCCCCGCCTCCGCGTCCGTGTACACGGCGCAGTCCGTCATCGCTCCGCTCCAGTCGGGGCTGGGGATCTTCGCCGACGGACCGAGCGTTCCCCCGTCCGACGGTTACTACAACTTCCTCCTCCTCGGGGCCGACAGCGGCGAGGGGCGGGACTCGATGAGATTCGACAGCATTTCCGTCGTCTCCGTCAACGCGGACTCGGGTGCCGTCACGATCTTCGGCATCCCGCGCGATCTGCGCCACGTTCCGTTCTCCGAGGGCCCTATGCGCGACCTCTACCCGGAGGGCTTCGAGGGGCAGAACTCGCCGACCTGCGGATGGACGTCGGGAATCAACCAGCTCACGAACGCCGTCGAGGCGTGCCGGACCGACAAGGGCGACAGTCTCTACCCGGACGCCCGGAAGCAGAACTCCACCCCGGCCGTCGAAGCGACCAGGGACGCCGCCGAGGGGATACTCGGCATCGACATCCCGTACCACGTCTTCATCGACATGCACGGTTTCGCGGATCTCGTCGACGCGCTCGGCGGAGTCACCATCACGGTCCGGGAGCGTCTTCCCGAGGGCGGCGGCCCGAGCTATCACAACCAGCCCGCGGAGGACTGGGCGACGGGCTGGATCGAGAAGGGCACGCAGCACATGGACGGCGACACCGCGCAGTGGTATGCGCGGTCCCGCTACACCACCAGTGACTGGGACCGGATGCGGCGTCAGCGCGAGCTGCAGACTGCGATCCTCGACCAGGCGACCCCGTCGACGGTCCTCAGCCGGTTCAGCGGGATCGTCGCGGCGGGCAAGAACCTCGTGCAGACCGACATCCCGGACTCCCTCCTGCCCTACCTCGTCGACCTCGCCGCAGACGCCAAGGGGCAGGAGATCCAGGATCTGGAGTTGACGCCGAAGGGCGTGAACATCGACCCCGAGAACCCCACCTCTGCCGATTGGGAGAGGATCCGGGGCATGGTGCACGACCTGCTGCACCCGCCGACCCCGACGCCGTCCACGGCGCCATGA
- the purE gene encoding 5-(carboxyamino)imidazole ribonucleotide mutase, which yields MGSDSDWRIMSDASQVLTDFGIAHEVEVVSAHRTPDKLLRYGREARDRGLRAIIAGAGGAAHLPGMLASVTTLPVIGVPVQLATLDGLDSLLSIVQMPAGIPVATVSINGAKNAGLLAVRLLGSSEPAVADAVAAYAADLEVQVEEKNRRLKDSL from the coding sequence ATGGGGTCCGATTCGGACTGGCGCATCATGTCGGACGCCTCGCAGGTGCTGACCGACTTCGGCATCGCCCACGAGGTCGAGGTCGTCTCGGCCCACCGCACGCCGGACAAACTGCTGCGTTACGGGCGCGAGGCACGCGACCGCGGGCTGCGGGCGATCATCGCCGGAGCAGGCGGGGCGGCGCACCTCCCCGGCATGCTCGCATCGGTCACGACGCTCCCGGTCATCGGAGTCCCGGTGCAGCTCGCCACCCTCGACGGCCTCGACTCGCTCCTGAGCATCGTGCAGATGCCGGCCGGTATCCCTGTGGCGACGGTATCGATCAACGGCGCGAAGAACGCCGGGCTCCTCGCGGTCCGTCTGCTCGGCTCGTCCGAGCCTGCCGTCGCGGATGCGGTCGCCGCATACGCCGCGGACCTCGAGGTGCAGGTCGAGGAGAAGAACCGGCGTCTCAAGGACTCCCTGTGA